One genomic segment of Candidatus Nezhaarchaeota archaeon includes these proteins:
- the cas2 gene encoding CRISPR-associated endonuclease Cas2, translating into MPYIFVAYDISDDRRRALVCEELKSLGFSMLQRSVYVARGGSSRAKDCARAVQRLVRNDVDAVLVMVVPREVLDKAITIGVRRARIHEGNYVIL; encoded by the coding sequence TGATGCCGTACATCTTCGTCGCTTACGACATCTCCGATGACAGGAGGAGAGCTTTGGTTTGTGAGGAGCTTAAGTCCTTGGGATTCTCAATGCTTCAAAGGAGCGTTTACGTAGCGAGGGGAGGATCGTCTCGAGCCAAGGATTGCGCTAGAGCTGTTCAAAGGCTCGTTCGCAACGACGTCGACGCCGTCTTGGTCATGGTCGTGCCTAGAGAGGTCCTCGACAAGGCGATCACCATAGGTGTAAGAAGGGCGAGGATCCATGAAGGGAACTACGTCATCCTGTAG